A window of Gadus chalcogrammus isolate NIFS_2021 chromosome 16, NIFS_Gcha_1.0, whole genome shotgun sequence contains these coding sequences:
- the sacs gene encoding sacsin isoform X3, whose translation MACCPDPWWPRVTVRHEYMGCRSYCLSHSTSVGDVKQRLYEETDLPVTEQRLVHNGRALDDGIQIGTLLLPGSPEVSVTLEGMGLKGGGRFGQTTPPLVEFLKDILRRYPEGGQILKITRAYHRRHIISSPNPLLPFQHGMNCLV comes from the exons ATGGCCTGCTGTCCGGACCCCTG gtGGCCCAGGGTGACAGTGCGTCATGAGTACATGGGATGCAGGTCCTACTGCCTGTCCCACTCCACATCTGTGGGAGATGTGAAGCAACGCCTCTATGAGGAGACCGACCTGCCTGTCACAGAGCAGCGGCTGGTTCACAACGGAAGAGCG TTGGATGATGGTATCCAGATTGGGACCCTTCTGCTACCTGGGAGTCCAGAAGTTTCCGTCACGCTAGAAGGAATGGGTCTGAAGGGAGGAG GGAGGTTTGGCCAGACAACACCCCCACTGGTGGAATTCTTGAAAGACATCCTGAGAAGGTATCCAGAAGGTGGACAGATTCTTAAA ATTACCAGAGCCTACCACAGAAGACACATCATCAGTTCACCAAATCCATTGCTACCATTTCAGCATGGTATGAACTGCCTGGTGTGA